In the genome of Streptomyces collinus, one region contains:
- a CDS encoding RNA polymerase sigma factor SigF, with the protein MQTRTSAKRHPHDDAPDTAEAFRRLTSMPAGPERDALRDEIVEAWLPMADRLAGRFRSRGESFEDLRQVAALGLVKAVDRYDPERGNAFESYAVPTITGEVKRHFRDHMWTLHVPRRVQDLRNRVRIAGQDLSQTISGRRPTVTELAEHANMSEEDVRAGLEALESFTALSLDAELPGSEDGYSLSDALGSDDPALDTVVDRESVKARLAALPERERAILYMRFFGDMTQSRIAEELGISQMHVSRLISRCCGRVREQVMRDVA; encoded by the coding sequence ATGCAGACCCGAACCAGCGCGAAACGGCACCCCCACGACGACGCCCCCGACACCGCCGAGGCCTTCCGCAGGCTCACCTCGATGCCCGCCGGCCCGGAGCGCGACGCGCTCCGCGACGAGATCGTCGAGGCCTGGCTGCCCATGGCGGACCGCCTCGCCGGACGCTTCCGCAGCCGCGGCGAGAGCTTCGAGGACCTGCGCCAGGTCGCGGCCCTCGGCCTGGTCAAAGCCGTCGACCGGTACGACCCCGAGCGCGGCAACGCCTTCGAGAGCTACGCGGTGCCGACCATCACCGGCGAGGTCAAACGGCACTTCCGGGACCACATGTGGACCCTGCACGTGCCCCGCCGCGTCCAGGACCTGCGCAACCGTGTGCGTATCGCCGGCCAGGACCTGTCCCAGACCATCTCCGGGCGCCGCCCCACCGTGACCGAGCTCGCCGAGCACGCGAACATGAGCGAGGAGGACGTCCGGGCCGGTCTGGAGGCGCTGGAGAGCTTCACGGCCCTGTCCCTGGACGCGGAGCTGCCCGGCAGCGAGGACGGCTACTCCCTGAGTGACGCACTGGGGTCCGACGACCCGGCGCTGGACACGGTCGTCGACCGGGAGTCCGTGAAGGCCCGGCTGGCGGCGCTGCCCGAAAGAGAGCGGGCGATCCTGTACATGCGGTTCTTCGGAGACATGACGCAGAGCCGGATCGCCGAGGAGCTGGGCATCTCGCAGATGCACGTGTCCCGGCTGATCAGCCGGTGCTGCGGGCGGGTGCGCGAACAGGTCATGCGGGACGTGGCCTGA